In the Ctenopharyngodon idella isolate HZGC_01 chromosome 4, HZGC01, whole genome shotgun sequence genome, one interval contains:
- the washc3 gene encoding WASH complex subunit 3, with protein MDDDGLPIVGSGIDLTKVPAIQQRKIVAFLNQFIVHTVRFLNRFSTVCEEKLGTVSLRIQQIETTLSILEAKLASIPGLEEVTVDGVRQTSAETNGPAVDGSRATVPPVEASQQTQVAPQEPKAEVPAENIMTVAKDPRYARYLKMVQVGVPVMAIKNKMVMEGLDPSLLDTPDAPVPDGAKKGLEDQDDDSSGSESSFSD; from the exons ATGGATGACGACGGATTACCCATTGTGGGATCAGGAATAGATCTTACAAAG GTTCCGGCCATTCAACAGAGAAAAATCGTAGCTTTCCTCAACCAGTTCATAGTCCACACCGTCAGGTTCCTGAACCGGTTTTCCACAGTTTGTGAGGAG aaaCTAGGAACCGTATCACTACGAATCCAGCAGATTGAAACCACACTAAGCATTTTGGAAGCAAAG TTAGCCTCTATTCCTGGTTTGGAAGAAGTGACAGTGGATGGAGTGAGACAAACGTCTGCAGAGACAAACGGCCCTGCAGTGGATGGCAGTCGTGCCACAGTTCCCCCTGTTGAG GCATCCCAGCAAACACAAGTGGCCCCTCAGGAGCCAAAAGCAGAGGTCCCAGCGGAAAATATAATGACTGTAGCCAAGGACCCGCGATATGCCAGATACCTGAAAATGGTGCAAGTG GGTGTTCCAGTCATGGCCATTAAAAATAAGATGGTAATGGAGGGTTTGGACCCCAGTTTGCTTGA TACCCCTGACGCACCTGTTCCAGATGGTGCCAAAAAAGGGTTGGAAGATCAAGATGATGACAGCTCAGGCAGCGAATCATCCTTCAGTGATTGA